From the genome of Psychrobacter sp. M13:
CATGATACGATTGACCACTTTTAATTGTAATGGCGTCAAATCAGGTTCACTACCCCGCCCACAGCGAGTGCCATAACCCAAATTCAGACCTGACACTGTCAGTGAATAACCCTCTAGACATTGACGCATACGCGCACGCGTCGGTTGCAGCTTACATAGCGCAGGGGTCATCTCAATCATCAGAACGCGCTGACCCGACTTAGCCACGCTAGCAGCCTGTGCTGGCATCGCCATAAATGCAGATATAGATAATAGACTGACTACCCGACTTGCTGTATGAAATGCTGAATACTGTTGCTGTAAGCATCGAGGTTTTTTAGTAAAGCACAGACACGCTTGTCTAACCAGCTGACGATCAGTGGCTATATATCTCAGCGCTGCTCTACACTTTGGCAACGTCGGCAATTTTGGATATTTATTTGTCATAAGTAATAAAACGGTCAAAGGTTATTAAACAATGGCAATAGTCTTATGTAGCAATACTTGGAATAAGCATAGTTACTATTATCATGTTAACAAAACGCTTTTTTTTATATATAGCAAAATCGTAAGCTTACTAACAAATAACGACTAAATATCTTTATAAGCTTAGCCCATCACAACAAAGCCATTAGCAAATAATCGCTAATGGCTTTGTTAGATCTTAATATCATACTGACTAAGTTAAAAAGCGGCTGGAATAGTACCCATACGCTGAGTGATAGGCTGAGGACGACCTAATAAGCTACTATAGACAGTGGCGTTTTCCATCACATGCTTGACATAATTACGAGTCTCAGGATAGGCGATTGACTCAACATATTGATCAGCATCTAGCGTGCCATAAACGGGCTGCCAGCGTTTGGCTTTATTAGGACCTGCGTTGTACCCTGCTGTTGCTAGTACTGGCTGATAGTTAAGCTTCGCTAGGATATCGCTCATATACCACGTGCCGTAACGAATATTGGTATCACCGCTATTAGCATTACTTGAGCTATAGGATTCACCAAGCTTACGAGCGATGTATTTTGCCGTATCGGGCATAATCTGCATCAAGCCACTAGCCCCAACACCTGAGCGGGCATTAGTCACAAAACGGCTCTCTTGGCGCATAATGCCGTAGGCCCACGCAGGATCAATACCGGCTGACTGGCTATAACGCACTACTTGCGATTGGTGCGGCATCGGATGCGATAGCGCCAAGCTGCTCGCTCTATCAGTGTTATCTGCGGCATAAACCGCACGATCTAGCCAGCCCATATCATGAGCTTGCAAGGCGGCGGCAATAATCAAATTGTCATCACGATTATCACGCGCAACTTTTACTGCCCAGTTCCATTCGCGATTGGCATAGGCACGGCTGGCATCACCATTATACAAGGCAAAGGCGCGAGCAAAGTTGGGGTCTTGCATAGCGCGATTGCGATCAGCACCGCTGACATTCGGTAGATTACTACCTCCCAAGCTACTGATATCAAAACGCTGACCGACTTTGTCTTTTGCCATCAAGCCGTAGTATTCATTACTCTTAGCTAAGTTTTGATACATTCTCTTCGCAGTGCTCTTTTTATTATTATCACCTGATTGCTCGTAAGCGCGCGCTAGCCAATACTGCCATTGATTATCCTTTTGGGTCTCAGCATCCATCTTAGCGATCGCCTCAGCCACATCATCCCAGCGGCTAAAGCGAATCGCTGCCATTGCATAATCTTCGGCTTCTTCAAAATTAAAGTCAGCATCTAAGCTATTACGGAACCAGTCTACCGCCTCGCTATTGAAACCATCATCAGTATTATGACCCATGCGCTCTACACCAAGAATACGATAGGCATAGCGGCGTGTGTCATCATCTAGTAAACGCGTAGCGCGCTGATTGTCTTGTTTAACATCAAAGTCCAGCTGTATAGCAGCCTCACGATAAGACTTATCTGCCAAACGCCCCATCGCGTACAAATACAAGTATTGATTCATCTGGCTATTAGGCTGCATACCAAAACGACTAAAAAACGAGGTCGGACTTAGCTGAATTTCGCTAAGTGCTGAATAGGGAATTGAGACTCCTAGACGTGAAGACAACGACATAATATCGCCCGTTTTTCCTTTACGTAGCATACGCTTGAGACGTGCCGCTCGATCTTGATTGCTAATAAGCGCATTATTATTCATCTCGCTCGCTAGCTGCTCGCATAATGCAGGTTGCTTAAGCGTTTTGAGCCAAACGTCAGATTTGGCCGCCATAGCACGCATAGTATCGCCACCATTATTGAACCCGAGGGCAATCGCACAGCGCTCACTAGCATCAGCATTGGTAATCAGGTTTGCCACTTGACGTACCGCTGCATAATCGCCTGAAGCCGCTTTGGTCTCGGCAAAGTCAGCGGCTAGCTTTTCTGCCATAACGGTATTAGGGTATTGACGGACAAACTGTGAAACGCTAGCAGCGCTTTGAGAGCCTATATCCAAATTCATGCGCCAATATGTTGGATACATCGCAAACAAACCACCGCTCATCTGCTGCTCATAACCATAAAGCGCACTAGTATCACCGCGATTTTCCGCTTGGGCAGCGGCATTAAAGGCGCTGACACTACTGTCTTGGTTATAGCTATTGCCTGACTGATAGCCAGTCTCTCCTTGATAGCTCTCATTATCGCCCCATGTCAGCTCCGCACAAGCCACTTGCGATAACCCAAGCGCACTCATTGCCGTAGCTAAGCTCAACGCACTCACTCTTAAAGTACTGGCATTAAAACGCTTATCAAAACGCTTAGTGAACGTGTCACTTTTTTGCAAAGTATTAGGCTGGTGCTGCTTTGGCATACGGACTCTCTTTATAATATATAATGATCAATGATTCGGTATAGATAACTTAATATAGATAGCGCTATAAAATTTATAAGCTGCTCAGGCGCTTATCATACTATATTAATTTCACTTACCACTATCCCCTTTACCTTTCATCAATAAAGAGGACAGTGGCGAGCAACACAACCGTGATAGGACTGACAACACTTAGATAAATCGTGCTATTCATAGCGATAGTGTTGTGACAATTACTAACAGTCAAAACAAAGCAATGGTTTTGAAGCGTTATGATTGTTTTAACTTTTAATGAGATTAACAGTTAGATAAGCAATTGATACTATTGTAATTAATTTATCATGATTGTCGCTATCAGTCTAAGCTTCTTTTTCACTTTATCAGCCAATTATGATAAAATGCGTCACCATTAATGGCCTGTTGCCGCTATATTTGTTTATTAATCATGGATCTTCTTTATGAGTGTTACTGTATTTAATCCGCGCACCAATGATAATGCAGCCACCAAACCTGCTGTCTCTACAGTCGTAGCGCCCTCTTTCATGGAAATATCAGAACCAGCTTCAGCGACAGCGCCAACCAGCAAAAAAGTTTTTATCGCCACGCAAGGCTGTCAGATGAACGTCTATGATTCTGACAAAATGCTCGACGTGCTTGGCGATTCGCACGGTATGCAGGTCACTCATAATATCGATGAAGCTGACGTGCTCTTGATGAATACCTGCTCAATCCGCGAAAAAGCTCAGGAAAAGGTGTTTTCTGAGCTTGGACGCTGGCGTAAGCTTAAAGAGAAACGTCCTGATCTAGTGATTGGTGTAGGCGGCTGCGTGGCATCGCAAGAAGGCGATAACATTCAAAAGCGTGCGCCTTATGTCGATATGGTCTTTGGCCCGCAAACTTTGCATCGCCTGCCAGAGTTGTACGATCAGTCCAATCAGCAGAAAGATATCGCACCCAAGAATCGCATTGGTACGATCGATATCTCCTTTCCTAGTATTGAAAAGTTTGATTTTTTGCCTGAGCCAAAAGTTGATGGGTTTA
Proteins encoded in this window:
- a CDS encoding transglycosylase SLT domain-containing protein, with translation MSALGLSQVACAELTWGDNESYQGETGYQSGNSYNQDSSVSAFNAAAQAENRGDTSALYGYEQQMSGGLFAMYPTYWRMNLDIGSQSAASVSQFVRQYPNTVMAEKLAADFAETKAASGDYAAVRQVANLITNADASERCAIALGFNNGGDTMRAMAAKSDVWLKTLKQPALCEQLASEMNNNALISNQDRAARLKRMLRKGKTGDIMSLSSRLGVSIPYSALSEIQLSPTSFFSRFGMQPNSQMNQYLYLYAMGRLADKSYREAAIQLDFDVKQDNQRATRLLDDDTRRYAYRILGVERMGHNTDDGFNSEAVDWFRNSLDADFNFEEAEDYAMAAIRFSRWDDVAEAIAKMDAETQKDNQWQYWLARAYEQSGDNNKKSTAKRMYQNLAKSNEYYGLMAKDKVGQRFDISSLGGSNLPNVSGADRNRAMQDPNFARAFALYNGDASRAYANREWNWAVKVARDNRDDNLIIAAALQAHDMGWLDRAVYAADNTDRASSLALSHPMPHQSQVVRYSQSAGIDPAWAYGIMRQESRFVTNARSGVGASGLMQIMPDTAKYIARKLGESYSSSNANSGDTNIRYGTWYMSDILAKLNYQPVLATAGYNAGPNKAKRWQPVYGTLDADQYVESIAYPETRNYVKHVMENATVYSSLLGRPQPITQRMGTIPAAF